The Heyndrickxia vini genome contains a region encoding:
- a CDS encoding GNAT family N-acetyltransferase, giving the protein MSSQLREFPSVETQRLILRELTVEDAFDFFSYYSDREISKYLDWYGPQSEEQAIKMIRYWEKQFQEGTFMRFGMASKTDNKIIGTIPINPVRGPFEWKLPIVIGYELSRDYWNQGLMTEALKAVITYVFEGLNNHRIIAEVFPENLASLKVLEKLGFQKEGLLKQHLYHEGTKTWHDVITLALLK; this is encoded by the coding sequence ATGAGTAGTCAGTTGAGAGAGTTTCCAAGCGTTGAAACACAGCGATTAATTTTAAGAGAGCTTACAGTAGAAGATGCTTTTGATTTCTTTTCATATTATTCGGATCGTGAAATTTCAAAATACTTAGATTGGTATGGACCGCAATCCGAAGAACAAGCGATTAAAATGATTCGTTATTGGGAAAAGCAATTTCAAGAAGGTACCTTTATGCGATTCGGAATGGCGTCAAAGACCGATAATAAGATTATTGGTACGATTCCGATAAACCCCGTTCGTGGGCCTTTTGAGTGGAAACTTCCAATTGTTATAGGTTATGAATTATCACGTGATTATTGGAATCAAGGGTTGATGACAGAGGCTTTGAAGGCTGTCATTACGTATGTATTTGAAGGATTAAATAATCATCGTATCATTGCAGAGGTTTTTCCAGAAAATCTGGCTTCACTAAAAGTGTTAGAAAAGCTCGGTTTCCAAAAAGAAGGATTGTTAAAGCAGCATTTGTATCATGAAGGAACAAAAACCTGGCATGATGTGATTACATTGGCGCTATTAAAATAA